A stretch of DNA from Cryptomeria japonica chromosome 4, Sugi_1.0, whole genome shotgun sequence:
CAGTGAAATACTGGTGAATTTATTAATTTTCATTACCAGTAAATGTCAATACTCACATAAAATAGAAAGGCAATATCAGCACTTTTGACATGCTTTACATATTCTGTAATTGTTAGTTTATCACCAAATCCCACCAAAATTTGTTTGGAATTAAGTTCTAAAAAGCAGGTGGTGGTCCCATGCCCTGAGAAGAAGATGATGCTTCCATAACTCCATTTCGTATTTGGTCACTTATGTCTCTGACATGGCCTGGACCATGAGGAATGAAAATTGTCGAATTCTTGGATGATGCCCCAACATCTTTCATGGTGTCAAAGTATTGAGTCATCATCACTAAGTCCATAACATCCTTGGTAGAAGTACCAGGCACCTTATGAGAAAATTCTAAAACATTTTCTCGTAGCCCATCTGTTATTGCTTGTCGCTGTCGTGCAACACCAACACCAGCAAGATATTTTGCCTCAGCTTCACCTTCTGCCTTTTTGACTTGCAGTATCTTGTCTGCTTCACCTTTATACACACTTGCAAGCTGCATCCGTTGGGCTGCAAAAACAGATCACTTTAAATCGTAGAGCTCAGGTGTAAACTTTGACCATGATGAATGAgaatttagaaattaaaaattGAACATAGAACTCAAACAAATGGCCAGTTTGAATGCTCAATAAGCACAAGATTAGTGTATCATAAGTTGTTGAAAACCTTTCTAACATAGCATTCTATTTCAACCATATATGTTGTTCCTTTTAATAACCTCAAATTTTGGGCATGTAAATGCTTGCAAAAGATAAGCCAGGGTGAAGCCATTCGTACCTGCATTGATCTCATTCATTGCCCTTCGCACAGAAGGATCTGGAATAATATCAACCACCAGAAACTGCTCAATGTTATAGCCATATGATCCCATTGCCTAATTGTGAAATTAGCACCCCACACATCAGGCTCTCTTCAAAACCATAAGGCCTTTCATAacgtattaatatattaataaaggcATAAAAATTCTTTCATACAAAACGTTGATCTTGCTTGGATTTCATTACATATTTTAAACAACAATATCCTTAGGTTGGCAGCTATTTAATGGGACTTAATCAAATTAGTTTTTAACTTCCCTCGAGATATTCTCTTAAGAAATACAAGAAACCATTAAGTTATAATAAATCAGAGATGGTCTCACAAGGCAATTCCATTAAGAAAATGAGACAGACCAAAACTTCCCACAGAACAAAATCTGAACATTAGTAGAACCCCATCAAAAGTACTGTTTCAAACAACTGCCTGctttaattttataataatataatgTATATCCATCATCCAAATGCTGTATTTGTATTTTCATCCTTGAAGAGATAAGCAGGGAAATTTGGGGGTGAGTATAAGATTGTCAAGGCTATTTAAAGCTTTAAGCAACTTTACATATGGGGATAAAGCAACTTTACATATGGGGATATCAATATTGTATGTAAAGTATTATTTAAAATCAATATTCGTACCTAGGTTTCACAAGAATATGATAGCATCCATGAACAATGAGGTATCATCAAGAACctataaagaaaatgagaaataatTACACATTACCTTTTCAAGTTCTTCCAACACAGCTTGTGCAACATCACCTTTTTGCTCAAATAATTCATCTAGGGCCATCCTTGGAACATTCGCTCGCACTACTGCAATATTATTCATGAAAAATTGCTTCACTGACTTGATTTACAAGGCAAACCTGTCAGAACAGAGAAGCTGGAAAATTAAAAAGGAATACCATCAAAAACATAAGCTTggatttgttcttgaggattttgTAGCTCATAAAATGCATCATCAGCATTCTGTTTCACAACACGGAACTGGATGGAGCAAAATAATTGCACAAAGACATTGTCCTGCAAGCAATTCCACATTGCCACTGAATAAGAATGTGTCTAGAGAATTTGTAACAATGCCATAGATTGCACATTTACTATAGCATATGATGTAAATTCACTGGATCTATGTAACAATTGACAATTGAAACTTAAACAATTTGTTGCCTTAAAATTTATTAAGGAATGTCTTGACAATAAGTTCACTGTTAAAGCAAGCTAACTTTGAGAAGGAATCATTAAACAGAAACCAACATTTAACATTATTGAAGAATTTGGAAGGCACCACCCTCTTCTTTGGCAGAAATCAAACCTAAGTCTTTCAGCTAGGAAATTTAATGATAATGATTAACTAAGGCAGAGAATTTACTAATTTAAAGAGAAATTAATTTAACTAGTACATAATggaatgatattattatttttaataaataactcATGTAAAAGATAAACTTAAGTAAATATAAGATAATtagaataaatatataaaaaaagttaCAAAACAAATGATCTTTTTATTTATATCTCCAATCTCACCTTGGAACACTCTAGTTATGTCAAGGAAGTAAAATTCATAAAGGAAAATAAGCAAACATGAATTTTTCACCTTATGAATAGCTAGCTGTAAACACTTCAGTAAAATACATGAAGCAGAATCATGGAGGAAGTTAAGGGGGTGACAAGCAAAAGTAACAGCAAAAAAGTGAAGTCATATAGACAATCAAGGGAGATGTGGAGTGTATGAGGTTGACTGCCACTTAACTCTACTTAGAATAGTTAAACAAAGAATTGCATACGGTGCAATGAGAGGGACTCCTCAGTCATTCAGCCCTTTAAATTGATAAGGAAGGAAGGAGAACTCATCGAGCAATTTCTGAGATTCGAACTGGAATTCCTTTGGAGGGGATAATGCCTTGTCAATACCATGCATTTTGCCATGCATAGTCCAATATCCTGAGAAAAGAATCTGGCAACATAGTTTTAGGCAGAAAGGAAGGAGAGTAGAGTAGCCTTTGCggtaaatagaaaaaaaaaaggaaattaaaaGCACTTATTCACAGGTAATTCTAGTTAACCTTGGCAAGAAGAAATAGTTTTACTTTATACAGCCATTTTAAATTTTTTGTGGTTGCAATAAATAAGTTTTCAATTGATTCTTTACCTATTTGAACTTTCTGTAGAGCAGATCATGATCTTTGTGTATGTTTTCCTTTCATTATATGAAGTATCAGAAATCATACTTATTGTTATACATCGAGATTCAAGTTGTAGTCAGTTAGCAGcaaacaattattttatttaaacaatGGGCGGGTGCTCGTAAAATTTGTGCAGTCAAGTTTTTCATCCTCAGATCCTTTTCTTGAAAAGTTTCGTTGGCTCCTTCAATGATTTCTTTTTGGGTATAACCTGCTATTCTTCAAGGTCATTTTGTCAATCTTTATTCATGCCTTGATGCCTTGTCTAAGAATTATTAATTACCTTATATGCTCaatgatggtttcctttcattttCGATTTAATGTATTTCTTGGTAAGTTGGGCAATTAGCCTATAGGGGTTGTAACAATTTGTTTCCTTTGGTTGTATCTTGCATTATATAAAGATAGATATCATGTTCTTCTCTCCAGTGATGGGTTGTACCGCTACACCTTATATAGACAACTTGGCATTGCTTTTTATTAGTTAAATTCTGGTAATTCTTAGCTACGAATCTCGGCATGCattcatttttctttatttgatGTACCCATCTTTTAAAATCTTTGCCATGACAAAATAAATCCATTTTGTTTATATCATGGAATCACGGCATTCTAGGAGTCTGCATATCTTGTCTGTTCTCTcttattttgcatacatgtctaccagagtaggtgcaactacaacatctaataGATATTCAATCCATTACGCTTCCATTCCCTGGTTCAAAGCTTCCATTTTCAGCACAGGTGGAAGGACAACAGCAAGGCTATGGGGTAAAATTATTCACTTCTTACTGATGCTTGAAGATTTCTAAACCACTTCAATGAAACCATTTTGCACATACCCTACTATTATTGCAAACCATGAGACCCCATTTCTTCgaggtattttgtcaaacagttcacatgacTAGTATATTTTGAAAACTCCCATACAATGCAGCAGGGAGGTCTATGCAAAGAGTCGCAGCTTAAATTGCACATGTCATTCTGCATTTGCATGAAATTTTCTACACTCTTTTTAACAGATCCGTCTTGTGCATATCCTGAAGTCTCCATTCCATGAAACTGTTATTCTTGAAACCTGTTGTCTTCATTTCTTGCATTCTGTCAATTCTATCAAATTTTAAAAAGCTTGGAAACTCCATTCTCGTAGGCTTTCAATCAAACAAGTTTTGGCACCTTACAAATACTTCcacatttttcttgcatgactACCAAAACTTTCCTCTATATCGCATAGGTAGGGAGGATGGTGGCCAAAGTTGCATTGTTTTGAAAGTTCCTAAGCCTTCTCAATAAATCCATTTTTCTGCTTATCCTTCAGCCCTCACATTCCTTGGGATAATTTATCTCCGAGTCTTTTAACAACAATTATCGCTCTAGgtgatatttttgtattttatgcACGAGGCATTCTATCAAATGATTCTTGTATCTTGTTAATGCTCTTGTATTTTGCATGCATGACATTCCTTTGAGGCATTCTACCAACCAGTTCATAATACATATACCTTGTTTATGCTTCAATAatttgcatgcatgtctaccaaGGCATTCACATCTACAACATTTGATAAATATTCTTTTGATTATACTTTGATGGAAGTCTCTCTCgttattttagattttttatttttttataagatttatttgttttagcatcaCCTGTACTCTGCACAAGAATATTGTTCCTGTTCGAAAGGATGCAAATGGTTCACATTTCCCAGTCATTATGTAGTAAAATGAGCATACACACTAATAGATCTAAAGGATCTTCGTTGAAATCTAGAGGAAATTTAAAGTGCTTGTCAATTCTGATATGTTGAGATTGAATATCTGGTATATGCCATTATGAGCTTGTAAGCCCTGTAGGCATTGATCATGTTGCTATAGATGACATATTAAGGGGTTGAGAGCTTAAGTGCTTTGACTACTTTTTTTAATTGCTAACACATTTTAAGAACCTTTTAAAGAAATCCATTTTGTGAATGtcctattagaatatttaattatattttagtcacctatatttagttccttgtttaatggtcatttagctctTTAGTTacttagcttttaagctttatttagcatttagctttttctttttagttaattagcttttaagctttatttagcgtttatcTTTTTAGTAGTTCATTTTAAACAACTTGTTCTTAATTTAAAACGTcatccttgtaatctctttatatatgcttgtatattgttgaataaattatccgattattgaatcattcattcaatttgtttttcatggtatcagagcaagtcaaTGGGATTCTTTAAATGGCCTTATTTCtagaatattttccagatttttttttattgttttttaattaaaaaacgattttgctttttgaaggctttttgagggtttctagggtttctggtttgtgggcaaatttctttgtgctgggcagCCATTCATTTTTTTTAAGGTTCTGGAGATTTTTGGGCTTGCAACCTGGAGGTTTTTtcttttgcagattgaaaattttcctagggtttctgcaattttcgactagggtttctgcaattcagttcaagtcgaaattttattctggttgcagattcttggtgggttttttaagacctcaactgggtcgtcgtcagaTTTTTCTAGGTGCATAGTTTTccgtgcctcgatttttgagccttcggatttgcatttttgttttcaaattcttggtgggtttttcgagagcttttctgggttggtctcagatttttttgggtgcctCGTTTTCCATGCCTCAAATTTTTTGTCAACGAATTTGCCTCGGAATTTAAAAACAGTACACAATTTCTGCTAATTCTGTGGACGTCGAGAATTTTGGTGTTTTCTGCGCACCATTTATGTCGTTttaagttgcagaaattttttaatttctgagTTTCTTCCAAACGTTGAAATTTGCGCCTTGGAATTCGTGCCAAAATTCTTCTCCAAGGTTTCAATTTTTTCTACAGctacttctattctgatttttgaatcagattcttctgtctcatgctttcactaggttgacctcgttcaacttccattttcgtgatggcatctttgaccaacatcatgttggaacacagtcaaaagttcaacaactgccacaacacctggaaacagttcATGTTCACAATatttgaatatcgttgccttgatcaaatTGATTTAGGCCAAACCTCGTCctacaggtcccagggttttcacattttttttcctcaaaaattgttcgcagggtttagaattatttccttaaaaattattatctgtcatcTGCAAAGCTTgcgtgggttttctgattttttgccataaaaaatcatgggagggttttgcttgattttttttctcaaaaatcaggGTTTTACCATGTGATGTCTAgtattttaccacgtgatgttgtcTGGTGTTTTCCTGCATGATGTCTGATGTTTTACAGCGTGATGTTTGGTGTCTTACCACGTGGTGTTTGGGAACTTGCCATGTGAAGTTTCagggttttgtttgattttttccacaaaaattgtttcaagggtttttaccatttttttccacaaaaataatgatttgtatcttcagttttggagggttcgctgatttttcctcaaaatcatggtttcaggtttcaatttggttacccaacgtcaggttggatggattctggtattcttggtca
This window harbors:
- the LOC131040305 gene encoding hypersensitive-induced response protein 4, with protein sequence MGSFLCWRCIGQSTVGIIEKWGRFLKLAEPGLHFVNPCVGEWIAGTLSTRLQSLDVRVETKTKDNVFVQLFCSIQFRVVKQNADDAFYELQNPQEQIQAYVFDVVRANVPRMALDELFEQKGDVAQAVLEELEKAMGSYGYNIEQFLVVDIIPDPSVRRAMNEINAAQRMQLASVYKGEADKILQVKKAEGEAEAKYLAGVGVARQRQAITDGLRENVLEFSHKVPGTSTKDVMDLVMMTQYFDTMKDVGASSKNSTIFIPHGPGHVRDISDQIRNGVMEASSSSQGMGPPPAF